A stretch of the Streptosporangium sp. NBC_01755 genome encodes the following:
- a CDS encoding ABC transporter ATP-binding protein gives MNALVVEDLTVSFRIPGATVRAVSGACFEARPGRCLALVGESGCGKSVLAHALLGLLPGNATVSGQAWLEQDGERVELLAASQVVLARRVRGRSIGLIPQSPATHLTPVRTARAQLEEALRELGTPTGQVRERADELAERHGLRPTDLGRYPHELSGGMAQRVANAMALAGDPWLLLADEPTSGLDRPLVERAMASLRELCDEGRSVLLITHDLRAAERVADDIAVMYAGRLVELGPAGEVLGRPRHPYTAGLLDAQPDRAFVPVPGMPPELTRLPEGCAFAPRCPLASAACEVPPPLSGGVACHHVLEGNHA, from the coding sequence GTGAACGCACTCGTCGTGGAGGATCTGACGGTCTCCTTCCGGATCCCGGGGGCGACGGTGCGGGCCGTGTCCGGGGCCTGTTTCGAGGCGCGGCCCGGTCGCTGCCTGGCGCTGGTCGGCGAGTCCGGCTGCGGCAAGTCGGTGTTGGCCCACGCGCTGCTCGGTCTGCTACCCGGCAACGCGACGGTCTCCGGGCAGGCATGGCTGGAGCAGGACGGCGAGCGGGTGGAGCTGCTCGCCGCCTCGCAGGTAGTACTGGCCCGGCGGGTCCGCGGCCGCTCGATCGGGTTGATCCCGCAGAGCCCCGCCACCCACCTGACCCCGGTGCGGACCGCGCGGGCACAGCTGGAGGAGGCGCTGCGGGAGCTGGGCACGCCAACCGGGCAGGTCCGGGAGAGGGCGGACGAGCTCGCCGAGCGGCACGGGCTGCGCCCCACCGACCTCGGCCGCTACCCGCACGAGCTGTCCGGCGGCATGGCCCAGCGGGTGGCCAACGCGATGGCACTGGCCGGCGACCCGTGGTTACTGCTGGCCGACGAACCCACCAGCGGGCTCGACCGGCCGCTGGTGGAGCGGGCGATGGCCTCGCTGCGCGAGCTGTGCGACGAGGGCAGGTCCGTCCTGCTCATCACCCACGACCTGCGGGCGGCCGAGCGGGTGGCCGATGACATCGCGGTGATGTACGCCGGGCGCCTGGTCGAGCTCGGTCCCGCCGGGGAGGTCCTGGGCCGCCCGCGCCACCCGTACACCGCCGGGCTCCTCGACGCCCAGCCCGACCGGGCGTTCGTCCCCGTCCCGGGGATGCCGCCCGAGCTGACCCGGTTGCCGGAGGGCTGCGCCTTCGCCCCGCGCTGCCCGTTGGCGAGCGCCGCCTGTGAGGTCCCACCGCCGCTGTCGGGCGGCGTGGCGTGCCACCACGTCCTGGAGGGCAACCATGCTTGA
- a CDS encoding ABC transporter permease: MPRPVRFAAATLAVLGLVVLLVPPLVQLDQQLVDLRSAGLPPSLAHPFGTDPVGRDVLLRSVYGLRVSFLVGMFAALVSMVIGGLVGLAAGSLGGTPDRLLMRVVDGFNAVPHLLFGIFIVALFSPSPAAVVVSVSVTHWTTAARIVRSEVLSLRSRPFVEAAISGGASRSRVVRRHLLPHLFPHLLLATVLMVPHAIWHETALSFLGLGLPAHLASLGNMISDGRPSLLTGDWWSSLVPGLFVLVPTLAVAVLAQHWRDRLSPRRRSELSL, translated from the coding sequence ATGCCTCGTCCGGTACGGTTCGCCGCCGCCACGCTGGCGGTCCTGGGCCTGGTGGTGCTGCTGGTGCCGCCGCTCGTCCAGCTGGACCAGCAACTGGTAGACCTGCGCTCGGCGGGGCTTCCCCCATCCTTGGCGCATCCGTTCGGCACCGACCCGGTCGGCCGGGACGTGCTGCTGCGCTCCGTCTACGGCCTTCGGGTGTCGTTCCTGGTGGGCATGTTCGCCGCGCTGGTCAGCATGGTGATCGGCGGCCTGGTGGGCCTGGCCGCGGGCAGTCTCGGCGGCACTCCCGACCGGCTGCTCATGCGGGTCGTCGACGGCTTCAACGCGGTGCCGCACCTGCTGTTCGGCATCTTCATCGTGGCGCTGTTCTCGCCGAGCCCGGCCGCGGTGGTGGTCTCGGTGAGCGTCACGCACTGGACGACGGCGGCCAGGATCGTCCGCTCGGAGGTGCTGTCGCTGCGGTCGCGGCCGTTCGTCGAGGCCGCGATCTCCGGCGGCGCGAGCCGGTCGCGGGTGGTCCGCCGTCACCTGTTGCCGCACCTGTTCCCGCATCTGCTGCTGGCCACGGTGCTGATGGTGCCGCACGCGATCTGGCACGAGACCGCGCTGAGCTTCCTCGGCCTGGGGCTCCCCGCGCACCTGGCCTCGCTCGGCAACATGATCAGTGACGGGCGGCCCTCGCTGCTGACCGGCGACTGGTGGTCGAGCCTGGTACCCGGCCTGTTCGTCCTGGTCCCGACGCTGGCCGTGGCAGTGCTCGCACAGCACTGGCGCGACCGGCTCAGCCCTCGCCGTCGATCGGAGCTGTCGCTGTGA
- a CDS encoding ABC transporter permease, which translates to MKRRTPTGERTLDRPGPGEPRRRRAPAGGLAAVILRIVAWRLAFAVPLLVAVTAGMFALAKASPFDPVRQYLGERAMVTDPEVVERIRANWGIDRPVLEQYTAWAGNLFRGDLGDSRSLHLPVAQVIAERLPWTMLATSAAIVLMLAGSLLLGTLAAWRQGSWPDRLITGGAFANEAAPVFWTGLLAVWVFSVQLGWLPAGGLTGARSTSVEFGDVAAHMILPVTVLAVSQSSWLVLYVRESVIGTLREDFVTGARARGLRERTVLVRHALRSALLPFLTLLGARIPELVTGAILVETVFSWPGVASASVQAALAVDFPLLAALTLLGTLAVLCGNLVADVAYTIADPRVRTLGVG; encoded by the coding sequence GTGAAGCGGCGGACACCTACCGGCGAGCGCACCCTTGACCGGCCCGGCCCCGGCGAGCCGAGACGGAGACGTGCCCCGGCCGGTGGCCTGGCGGCGGTGATCCTGCGGATCGTGGCCTGGCGGCTGGCGTTCGCCGTGCCGCTGCTGGTCGCGGTGACGGCCGGCATGTTCGCCCTGGCGAAGGCATCCCCGTTCGACCCGGTCCGTCAGTATCTGGGAGAGCGGGCCATGGTCACCGACCCCGAGGTGGTCGAGCGGATCCGGGCCAACTGGGGCATCGACCGGCCGGTCCTGGAGCAGTACACCGCCTGGGCGGGCAATCTGTTCCGCGGCGATCTGGGCGACTCGCGCTCGCTGCATCTGCCGGTGGCCCAGGTGATCGCCGAGCGCCTGCCGTGGACCATGCTTGCCACCTCGGCGGCGATCGTACTCATGCTGGCCGGGAGTCTGCTCCTGGGCACCCTCGCGGCGTGGCGGCAGGGATCGTGGCCGGACCGGTTGATCACCGGCGGCGCGTTCGCCAACGAGGCGGCCCCGGTCTTCTGGACCGGGCTGCTGGCCGTCTGGGTCTTCTCGGTACAGCTGGGCTGGCTGCCCGCGGGCGGCCTGACCGGCGCCAGGTCGACGAGCGTGGAGTTCGGCGACGTGGCCGCGCACATGATCCTGCCGGTGACGGTCCTGGCGGTCTCCCAGTCGTCGTGGCTGGTCCTGTACGTTCGCGAGTCGGTCATCGGCACCTTGCGCGAGGACTTCGTGACGGGCGCCCGTGCCCGCGGCCTGCGGGAGCGGACGGTGCTCGTCCGGCACGCGCTCCGTTCGGCACTGCTGCCCTTCCTGACCCTTCTTGGCGCGCGGATCCCCGAGCTCGTCACCGGGGCGATCCTGGTGGAGACGGTCTTCTCCTGGCCGGGGGTCGCCTCGGCCTCGGTGCAGGCGGCCCTCGCCGTGGACTTCCCGCTGCTGGCCGCGCTCACCCTGCTGGGCACCCTCGCGGTGCTCTGCGGGAACCTGGTGGCCGACGTGGCCTACACGATCGCCGACCCTCGCGTCCGCACTCTGGGGGTGGGCTGA
- a CDS encoding ABC transporter substrate-binding protein → MRLVRHLAALFTAFGLMTAACSAPGTGPAAPDGTFVIGLSSEFDTLNPVMGYSPDGGSLIYEGLMSREPDLSMKPALASAAPTISEDGRTVTFTLREGVTFHDGRPVTAADVEYTYEALLDEANNSPIRGDYSAIAKVAAPDAGTVVFTLRYPYAPLVQRTTLGIVPKDSPLTGDAPVGAGPYVFVSRTPGDKIVLEGNSSYWAGAPAITTLVLAFAEDDNVRATRMSAGEFDATILPPKAAARFDGQRDVTVHQVPSADYRGIMFPLKQPVTGDRTIRKAFGLAIDRKAMVDTILAGAGTPAFGPVSPDTAWYNPAVTGEPAGDPEAARRLLEEGGWKVGDDGVRVKEGRRAEFSLMYPAGDTLRKELALAVASDAGKIGIDVKLAGLDWDAIEPRMDGDALIMGWGTPYDPDYLNYELFHSSYAGKGFFNPGRYDNPEVDRLLETGRESGDPAVRKQAYSDFQKIVYDDEVWTYLVFLKHVYVVRGNISGIRPSVDAHEHATGGLFRDIHTWKPAA, encoded by the coding sequence ATGAGGCTGGTCCGGCACCTGGCCGCCCTGTTCACCGCGTTCGGTCTGATGACGGCGGCCTGCTCCGCGCCCGGCACAGGCCCGGCCGCTCCCGACGGCACCTTCGTGATCGGCCTGAGTTCGGAGTTCGACACCCTCAACCCGGTGATGGGCTACTCCCCCGACGGGGGGTCGCTGATCTACGAGGGGCTGATGAGCCGGGAACCCGACCTGTCGATGAAGCCCGCGCTGGCCTCGGCCGCGCCGACGATCTCCGAGGACGGCAGGACCGTCACCTTCACGCTGCGCGAAGGGGTGACGTTCCACGACGGCAGGCCGGTCACCGCCGCCGACGTGGAGTACACCTACGAGGCGCTGCTCGACGAGGCCAACAACTCCCCCATCCGGGGCGACTACTCCGCGATCGCGAAGGTGGCCGCCCCCGACGCCGGCACCGTGGTGTTCACGCTGAGGTATCCGTACGCGCCGCTGGTGCAGCGCACGACACTCGGTATCGTGCCCAAGGACAGCCCGCTGACGGGTGACGCGCCGGTCGGCGCGGGTCCCTACGTGTTCGTGTCGCGGACGCCCGGCGACAAGATCGTGCTTGAGGGGAACAGCAGCTACTGGGCGGGTGCGCCCGCCATCACCACGCTGGTCCTGGCCTTCGCCGAGGACGACAACGTCCGGGCGACACGGATGTCGGCCGGGGAGTTCGACGCCACGATCCTGCCCCCGAAGGCCGCGGCGCGGTTCGACGGGCAGCGAGACGTGACGGTCCACCAGGTGCCCAGCGCCGACTACCGCGGCATCATGTTCCCGCTGAAGCAGCCGGTCACCGGCGACAGGACGATCCGCAAGGCGTTCGGCCTGGCCATCGACCGCAAGGCGATGGTCGACACCATCCTCGCCGGGGCCGGTACGCCCGCCTTCGGTCCCGTCTCCCCCGACACCGCCTGGTACAACCCCGCGGTGACCGGCGAGCCGGCCGGCGACCCCGAGGCCGCGAGGCGGCTCCTGGAGGAGGGCGGCTGGAAAGTAGGTGACGACGGTGTCCGGGTCAAGGAGGGCAGGCGTGCCGAGTTCTCCCTGATGTACCCGGCAGGCGACACGCTCCGCAAGGAGCTCGCGCTGGCCGTGGCCTCCGACGCCGGGAAGATCGGCATCGACGTCAAGCTCGCCGGCCTCGACTGGGACGCGATCGAGCCGCGCATGGACGGGGACGCCCTGATCATGGGCTGGGGAACCCCGTACGACCCGGACTACCTCAACTACGAGCTCTTCCACTCCTCCTACGCGGGCAAGGGCTTCTTCAACCCGGGCAGGTACGACAACCCGGAGGTGGACAGGCTGCTGGAGACCGGCCGCGAGTCCGGTGACCCCGCCGTCCGCAAGCAGGCCTACTCCGACTTCCAGAAGATCGTGTACGACGACGAGGTCTGGACCTACCTCGTCTTCCTCAAGCACGTCTACGTGGTCCGCGGGAACATCTCGGGGATCCGGCCCAGTGTGGACGCCCACGAGCACGCCACCGGCGGCCTGTTCCGCGACATCCACACCTGGAAGCCCGCCGCGTGA
- a CDS encoding Smr/MutS family protein, whose product MKLKLDLHPIYNRGGEIDKALRGVIDEAIRKKATEVEIIPGKGSGQLKKKVLRFLEQKEIKALYHRIDKDAKNHGRLFVYFRYK is encoded by the coding sequence TTGAAGCTCAAGCTGGATCTGCACCCCATCTACAACCGGGGCGGGGAGATCGACAAGGCACTGCGGGGCGTCATCGACGAGGCCATCAGGAAGAAGGCCACCGAGGTCGAGATCATCCCCGGCAAGGGCTCGGGCCAGCTCAAGAAGAAGGTCCTGCGCTTCCTGGAGCAGAAGGAGATCAAGGCCCTCTACCACCGCATCGACAAGGACGCCAAGAACCACGGCCGCCTCTTCGTCTACTTCCGCTACAAGTAG
- a CDS encoding lysophospholipid acyltransferase family protein — translation MAEIVYPPVIGAALTLFRALDLKIRIEGAERIPRTGGAVLVSNHISYLDFIFAGLAARPSGRLVRFMAKKEVFDHRISGPLMRGMHHIPVDRGAGAAAFGAALKSLRGGEVVGVFAEATISRSFTIKEIKNGAVRMAVGAKVPMIPVSLWGTQRLWTKGHPKKLLQRHVPITIRVGEPMHPQRGDDYDAVTADLRGRMSEMLDQAQRGYPEIPQGVWWQPRHLGGTAPTPEEADKLDAEEAEVRAARRES, via the coding sequence ATGGCTGAGATCGTGTACCCCCCGGTCATCGGGGCGGCGTTGACCCTGTTCCGCGCGCTGGACCTCAAGATCCGCATCGAGGGGGCCGAACGCATCCCGCGGACCGGCGGAGCCGTGCTGGTCAGCAACCACATCAGCTACCTCGACTTCATCTTCGCCGGTCTGGCCGCGCGCCCCTCGGGGCGCCTGGTGCGCTTCATGGCGAAGAAGGAGGTCTTCGACCACAGGATCTCCGGCCCGCTGATGCGCGGCATGCACCACATCCCGGTCGACCGCGGGGCGGGCGCCGCCGCGTTCGGCGCGGCGCTGAAGTCGCTCAGGGGCGGAGAGGTCGTCGGCGTGTTCGCCGAGGCCACGATCAGCCGGTCCTTCACGATCAAGGAGATCAAGAACGGCGCGGTCCGGATGGCCGTCGGCGCCAAGGTGCCGATGATCCCGGTCTCCCTGTGGGGCACCCAGCGGCTGTGGACGAAAGGCCACCCCAAGAAGCTGTTGCAGCGGCACGTGCCGATCACGATCCGGGTCGGCGAGCCCATGCACCCCCAGCGCGGCGACGACTACGACGCCGTCACCGCCGACCTGCGCGGGCGTATGAGCGAGATGCTCGACCAGGCACAGCGGGGCTACCCGGAGATCCCGCAGGGCGTCTGGTGGCAGCCCCGCCACCTCGGCGGCACCGCGCCCACTCCAGAGGAGGCCGACAAGCTCGACGCCGAGGAGGCGGAGGTCAGGGCGGCCCGGCGCGAGTCATGA
- a CDS encoding TetR/AcrR family transcriptional regulator, whose product MARTASRGGPRGTYSPAETRRALLASALKLFEVGGYHATSVEDIVKEANLTKGALYHHFSGKEEILQQIQEEYIDDRLRNCRRILESFEGPTERLRQLILESLVVIDRFRAHVTVFTLERRFLTEDRFAEIKKKRDELDAMYESVIRQGVEEGVFNPSLQPRIAGFGVLGMLTSAYDWYRPDGLPAVSEVADQLSELVLEGLTSSPSRASSSR is encoded by the coding sequence ATGGCACGTACCGCATCACGAGGTGGCCCCCGGGGCACCTATTCTCCCGCGGAGACGCGGCGGGCGTTGCTGGCAAGTGCACTGAAGCTTTTCGAGGTCGGTGGTTACCACGCGACGTCCGTCGAGGACATCGTGAAGGAGGCCAACCTGACCAAGGGGGCCTTGTACCATCACTTCTCCGGTAAGGAGGAGATCCTTCAGCAGATACAAGAGGAATACATCGACGATCGGCTCCGGAACTGCCGCCGCATTCTCGAGTCGTTCGAGGGCCCGACGGAACGGCTGCGGCAGCTCATCCTTGAGTCATTGGTGGTCATCGACCGGTTCCGCGCCCATGTCACCGTGTTTACTCTGGAGCGTCGTTTCCTTACCGAGGACCGTTTCGCCGAGATAAAGAAAAAGCGCGACGAGCTTGACGCGATGTACGAGTCGGTGATCCGTCAAGGTGTCGAGGAAGGGGTCTTCAATCCGTCCCTGCAGCCGCGTATCGCCGGCTTCGGAGTTCTTGGCATGCTGACCTCGGCGTACGACTGGTATCGCCCCGACGGCCTGCCGGCCGTCTCCGAGGTGGCCGACCAGCTCTCCGAGCTGGTTCTGGAGGGGCTGACCTCGTCGCCGAGCAGGGCTTCTTCCAGCCGGTAA
- the kdpF gene encoding K(+)-transporting ATPase subunit F, producing the protein MSAVNATGLIVVVGLVIFMIVALLFPERF; encoded by the coding sequence GTGAGCGCCGTCAATGCCACTGGTCTCATCGTGGTCGTCGGTCTGGTGATCTTCATGATCGTCGCCCTGCTGTTCCCGGAGCGCTTCTAA
- the kdpA gene encoding potassium-transporting ATPase subunit KdpA, translating into MSSTLAGVLFIVSLVVALAVTYRPLGDYMYRVYSGTRHLAVERVIYRLAGVRPDVEQRWSVYARSVLAFSVISVLFLYGLQRLQDKLFLSLGMSPVTDHVAWNTAVSFVTNTNWQAYSGESTMGHLVQMAGLAVQNFVSAAVGIAVAITLVRGFARRQSEELGNFWVDLVRGSIRILLPIAFVGALVLVAGGLVQNFASPHEVATLTGGTQAVTGGPVASQEIIKELGNNGGGFYNANSAHPFENATSWTSWVEIFAILLIPFALPRTFGRIVGDNRQGYAIAAIMATLALASVAVLTGLEIAHNGTVPQAVGAAMEGKEVRFGVPNSATFAAATTLTSTGAVNSFHDSFTALGGMVTMFNMMLGEVAPGGAGAGLYGMLVLAVITVFVAGLMVGRTPEYLGKKIGAREIKLASMYFLVTPVLVLVGTAFAMGSAEQRASMLNSGPHGFSEVLYAFTSASNNNGSAFGGLTVNTPWYDIALGLCMAFGRFLPIVFVLALAGSLARQAPVPVSAGTLPTHRPQFVGMVVGVTVILVALTFLPALALGPLAEGIQ; encoded by the coding sequence ATGTCATCAACCCTGGCAGGGGTTCTGTTCATAGTCTCCCTCGTCGTCGCCCTGGCGGTCACCTACCGCCCGCTGGGCGACTACATGTACCGCGTCTACAGCGGCACCAGGCACCTCGCCGTCGAGCGGGTGATCTACCGGCTGGCCGGGGTGCGGCCGGACGTCGAACAGCGCTGGAGCGTCTACGCCCGCAGCGTGCTGGCGTTCTCGGTGATCTCCGTCCTGTTCCTGTACGGCCTGCAGCGCCTGCAGGACAAGCTGTTCCTGTCGCTGGGAATGTCGCCGGTCACCGACCACGTCGCCTGGAACACCGCGGTCAGCTTCGTGACCAACACCAACTGGCAGGCCTACTCGGGTGAGTCCACCATGGGGCACCTGGTGCAGATGGCGGGCCTCGCGGTGCAGAACTTCGTCTCGGCCGCGGTCGGCATAGCGGTGGCGATCACGCTGGTGCGCGGGTTCGCCCGCCGGCAGAGCGAGGAGCTGGGAAACTTCTGGGTCGACCTGGTGCGCGGCTCGATCCGCATCCTGCTGCCGATCGCGTTCGTCGGCGCGCTGGTGCTGGTGGCGGGCGGTCTGGTGCAGAACTTCGCCTCCCCGCACGAGGTGGCGACGCTGACCGGCGGCACCCAGGCCGTCACCGGCGGCCCGGTGGCCAGCCAGGAGATCATCAAGGAGCTGGGCAACAACGGCGGCGGGTTCTACAACGCCAACTCCGCTCACCCGTTCGAGAACGCCACGAGCTGGACCAGCTGGGTGGAGATCTTCGCGATCCTGCTGATCCCGTTCGCGCTGCCCCGCACCTTCGGCCGCATCGTGGGTGACAACCGGCAGGGTTACGCGATCGCCGCGATCATGGCGACGCTCGCCCTCGCCAGCGTCGCCGTACTGACCGGCCTCGAAATCGCGCACAACGGCACCGTGCCGCAGGCCGTCGGCGCCGCGATGGAAGGCAAGGAAGTCCGCTTCGGCGTGCCCAACTCCGCCACCTTCGCCGCCGCCACCACCCTGACCAGCACCGGCGCGGTCAACTCCTTCCACGACTCGTTCACCGCGCTCGGCGGCATGGTCACGATGTTCAACATGATGCTGGGCGAGGTCGCGCCCGGCGGCGCGGGCGCGGGCCTGTACGGCATGCTGGTGCTCGCGGTGATCACGGTGTTCGTCGCCGGGCTGATGGTCGGCCGCACCCCCGAATATCTCGGCAAGAAGATCGGCGCCAGGGAGATCAAGCTCGCCTCGATGTACTTCCTGGTCACCCCGGTCCTCGTACTGGTGGGCACGGCTTTCGCCATGGGCTCGGCGGAACAGAGGGCGAGCATGCTCAACAGCGGCCCGCATGGGTTCTCGGAGGTGCTGTACGCCTTCACCAGCGCCTCGAACAACAACGGCTCGGCGTTCGGCGGACTGACCGTCAACACCCCGTGGTACGACATCGCGCTGGGGCTGTGCATGGCGTTCGGCCGGTTCCTGCCGATCGTGTTCGTGCTGGCGCTGGCGGGCTCGCTGGCCCGGCAGGCTCCGGTTCCGGTGTCGGCGGGCACACTGCCCACGCACCGGCCGCAGTTCGTCGGCATGGTCGTCGGCGTGACGGTCATCCTGGTCGCGCTGACCTTCCTCCCCGCCCTGGCGCTCGGGCCGCTCGCAGAAGGAATCCAGTGA
- the kdpB gene encoding potassium-transporting ATPase subunit KdpB — protein MSTSTLQAPGHTPVPQKKDGRVGGGLLDPKQLITSLPDALRKLNPVTLWRNPVMFIVEVGAVFTTVLALTDPSFFAWATVVWLWLTVVFANLAEAVAEGRGKAQAATLRAAKRDTTARRITGWKPDAAVTRWDTVGAPELRQGDHVVVEAGEIIPGDGDVVEGIASVDESAITGESAPVIRESGGDRSAVTGGTKVLSDRIIVQITQKPGESFIDRMIALVEGANRQKTPNEIALNILLAALTIIFLVATATMQPLAIFSKANNPGVPDSLALTADGVSGIVLVALLVCLIPTTIGALLSAIGIAGMDRLVQRNVLAMSGRAVEAAGDVSTLLLDKTGTITLGNRQASEFVPVHGVSTEELAAAAQLSSLADETPEGRSIVVYAKQAYGLRERQPGELTHAEWVPFTAQTRMSGVGVDGRQVRKGAATAVMKWVRDHGGHPTDGVGAIVDAISGSGGTPLVVGEIADGTARVLGVIHLKDVVKQGMRERFDEMRRMGIRTVMITGDNPLTAKAIADEAGVDDFLAEATPEDKLALIKKEQQGGRLVAMTGDGTNDAPALAQADVGVAMNTGTSAAKEAGNMVDLDSNPTKLIEIVEIGKQLLITRGALTTFSIANDIAKYFAIIPAMFAAVYPGLDTLNIMRLASPQSAILSAVVFNAIIIVALIPLALRGVRYRPSSASKLLSRNLYVYGLGGIIVPFIGIKLIDLLIQFLPGMS, from the coding sequence ATGTCCACCTCAACGCTTCAAGCACCCGGTCACACTCCGGTACCGCAGAAGAAGGACGGCCGGGTCGGCGGTGGCCTGCTCGACCCCAAACAGCTGATCACCTCCCTGCCGGACGCGTTGCGCAAACTCAACCCGGTCACGCTGTGGCGTAACCCGGTGATGTTCATCGTGGAGGTCGGTGCGGTGTTCACCACCGTGCTCGCTCTCACCGACCCGTCTTTCTTCGCCTGGGCCACCGTGGTGTGGCTGTGGCTGACCGTGGTCTTCGCCAACCTGGCCGAGGCGGTGGCCGAGGGCCGCGGCAAGGCCCAGGCCGCGACCCTGCGCGCCGCCAAACGCGACACCACCGCCCGCCGGATCACCGGCTGGAAGCCGGACGCCGCCGTGACGCGATGGGACACCGTGGGCGCGCCCGAGCTCAGGCAGGGCGACCACGTGGTCGTCGAGGCCGGGGAGATCATCCCCGGCGACGGCGACGTGGTCGAGGGCATCGCCAGCGTCGACGAATCGGCGATCACCGGCGAGTCCGCGCCCGTCATCCGCGAGTCCGGCGGTGACCGCTCGGCGGTGACCGGCGGCACCAAGGTGCTGAGCGACCGGATCATCGTGCAGATCACCCAGAAGCCGGGAGAGAGCTTCATCGACCGGATGATCGCCCTGGTCGAGGGCGCCAACCGGCAGAAGACGCCCAACGAGATCGCGCTCAACATCCTGCTGGCCGCCCTGACGATCATCTTCCTGGTCGCCACCGCCACCATGCAACCGCTGGCGATCTTCTCCAAGGCGAACAACCCCGGCGTTCCCGACTCGCTCGCGCTGACCGCCGACGGTGTGAGCGGGATCGTGCTGGTGGCACTGCTGGTCTGCCTGATCCCGACCACGATCGGCGCGCTGCTGTCGGCGATCGGCATCGCCGGTATGGACCGCCTGGTGCAGCGCAACGTGCTGGCGATGAGCGGACGCGCGGTCGAGGCCGCGGGGGACGTGTCCACGCTGCTGCTGGACAAGACCGGCACCATCACGCTGGGCAACCGGCAGGCGTCGGAGTTCGTGCCGGTGCACGGCGTCTCCACCGAGGAACTGGCCGCCGCCGCGCAGCTGTCCAGCCTGGCCGACGAGACCCCGGAGGGGCGCTCGATCGTGGTCTACGCCAAACAGGCCTACGGCCTGCGCGAGCGGCAGCCGGGCGAGTTGACCCACGCCGAGTGGGTGCCCTTCACCGCCCAGACCCGTATGTCCGGGGTCGGGGTGGACGGCCGCCAGGTCCGCAAGGGCGCGGCGACCGCGGTGATGAAGTGGGTCCGCGACCACGGCGGCCACCCGACCGACGGGGTCGGCGCGATCGTCGACGCCATCTCCGGCTCCGGCGGCACCCCGCTGGTCGTCGGCGAGATCGCCGACGGCACGGCGCGGGTGCTGGGCGTGATCCATCTCAAGGACGTCGTCAAGCAGGGCATGCGCGAACGCTTCGACGAGATGCGCCGGATGGGCATCCGCACCGTCATGATCACCGGTGACAACCCGCTGACCGCCAAGGCCATCGCCGACGAGGCCGGCGTGGACGACTTCCTGGCCGAGGCCACCCCCGAGGACAAACTCGCCCTGATCAAGAAGGAGCAGCAGGGCGGGCGGCTGGTCGCGATGACCGGCGACGGCACCAACGACGCCCCCGCGCTGGCCCAGGCCGACGTCGGGGTGGCGATGAACACCGGCACCTCGGCCGCCAAGGAAGCCGGCAACATGGTCGACCTGGACTCCAACCCGACCAAGCTCATCGAGATCGTGGAGATCGGCAAGCAGCTGCTCATCACCCGGGGCGCGCTGACCACCTTCTCCATCGCCAACGACATCGCCAAGTACTTCGCGATCATTCCCGCGATGTTCGCCGCGGTCTACCCGGGCCTGGACACCCTCAACATCATGCGGCTGGCCAGCCCCCAGTCCGCGATCCTGTCGGCGGTCGTCTTCAACGCGATCATCATCGTGGCGCTGATCCCGCTCGCGCTGCGTGGGGTGCGCTACCGCCCCTCCAGCGCCTCCAAGCTGCTCAGCCGCAACCTCTACGTATACGGTCTGGGCGGCATCATCGTGCCGTTCATCGGCATCAAGCTCATCGACCTGCTCATCCAGTTCCTTCCGGGGATGTCGTAA